The Methanosarcina acetivorans C2A genome includes the window CTTCCAGAAAAACCTGGCTTCAGGATTGTAACAGTTTATGGAAAATATCCGGAAGTTTTGCCTCTGAAAAAATCAAAAACAGAGCTGCAATAACCTACCAGGGAAAAAGTTCACCTATATTTTAAAAAACGGCCGAAAAAAGGCAAATGATTTGATTTAGTCGGAATAAGGGACAAATTAAAGCCAGGAACTTTAAAAATTCACATAATATATTGGAAAGAAAATAGAAGTTCCGGAAAAAAGGAGAAAAATATTGAGTATGTTAAACTTACTTTCATGCTTCCAGGAGAAAGTCCCAATGTATCAGATTTAGTCTCATTAAAGATTCCAGATAAAACAAATCTACTTGATAACCTCCATAGCTCGAATTAAAGCCTTCAGCTCTTCAAGGCCCGCAAGAAAAAAATCCCCCCCGGGACAGAATAATTGCCCGAGAAATTTTGATCCCATTGATCAGAACAATGGAAACAAAAAAACAACTCTTTTTTATAAAATCATTTGCGGAAAAAATTGGATCTAGAATTATAAAATTATAGCTGCGCAAAAATTAGCACAGGTGAAGGTATATGCGAGGAAATCCAACTGTCATCTGCAAGTGAATTCCCGAGTTGCAAGGGAGTACACCTTTCAGTAGTTAACTGGGAAGAAAAGGGCTATTGGCACCTAAAAAGAAAAACTGGAGCCCTGTAATCAGGAAATTCAGTACTCATTTATAAGGAGCCTGAAAAACAGGAAAAAAGGGCCTGTAATTCGGCACACTCGTGCAACCAGTACACCAGAAAAGGTTATCCATATCCCCCACAATGAAAAGAATTCGATCTGGAGGTTTTCGAATTCGTTTACGTTGTTTTGGATATATTTAGGAAGAATATATCTGAATGAGAGGGAAGATGCAACTTGCATGGTCTCAGATCTGAGCAATCTGAGATCGCTTCATTATTAAAATGGAGGTTAAAATATGTTGGATTTGACACTGGAAGACATCGATGGCATATTAGTACGCTATAACGTCGCCCTCGAAAAGGAAATGACCCCTGACGAAGCGGCAGAAGAGCTTTACCCGAAGGACGAACTCATCTACCCAATTGCAAAAGCAATCTACGAGGGAGAAGAAGACGACGTTGTTGACGCCCTCAAAGCCGCAATCGATGCAGGCAAGAAGCCAATCGACCTTATAAACGATGCCCTTATGATAGGCATGGGTGTTGTATCCCAGCTCTACGACGAAGGTATCATTTTCCTCCCCAATGTGATGATGTCTGCAGACGCAATGCTGAACGGTATTGAATATTGCAAGTCCCAGACCACCGAAGTGCCCGCGCCAAAGGGCAAGGTCGTCTGCCATGTTGCAGAAGGTGACGTCCATGACATCGGAAAGAATATTGTTGCTGCCCTCCTGAGAGCTGCCGGTTATGACGTAACTGACCTTGGCAGAGATGTCCCTGTTGACGAAGTCATTGAAATCGTTGAGAAAGAAAAGCCAATGATGCTGACAGGTACTGCTCTCATGACAACCACCATGTACGCATTCAAGGAAATCAACGACAAGCTCCTTGAAAAGGGAATAAAACTGCCCTTTGCATGTGGTGGCGGTGCTGTGAACCAGGACTTCGTTGCTCAGTATGACCTCGGAGTTTATGGTGAAGAAGCTTCAGACGCTGTGAAGATTGCTGATGCAATCATTGCAAGCGGAGACGACATCGAGAAATTAAGAGAGGAATTCCACAAGCACTAATCGGAGGGAGCAAAATGGTAAAGAAATACACTTCAATGGCTTACGCTAAAGCAGATGACATGCTCTTTGGGAACTCAAAATACCCAGTAAAGGCAGGGCTTGGCCTCGAGATCGGTGCTGGATACACAACTCCTGAACTGAACTATGCTCCGAGACCTCAGGCAGGCAAGTCCAAAGACAAACTCGTAAAAGAATACGAAAGGATTACCACCGACGCAATGGCAAGAATGGTCCAGATCGGTGCACCCTCCATCGTACTCGAAACCGAACACGTCGAACAGATGTCCAACAACCCCGACTGGGGAGGCGCTGTTGCACACGCCCAGAAGACCATCATGGAAGAATACCACGATGAATACGGCATAAAGTGCGCCCTCCGCCACACCATCGGTGACATCCGTGAAGACCGTGACTACCTCCAGCTCAGAGGAGACAAGTACAGCACCTTTATGGAAGCCTTTGAGCAGTGCGCCCAGAACGGTGCAGACCTGCTTTCTGTTGAGTCAATGGGTGGTAAGGAAGTATTCGACTACTCCATCCTCAGGAACGACACTGCAGGCATCCTCTTCGGTATCGGTGTGCTCGGCAGTATGGACATGGAAATGGTCTGGTCCGACATTGCCGACATCGCAAAGAAGAACGGCGTAGTTGCAGCCGGTGACACCGACTGTGCCCAGGCAAACACTGCAATGTTCATCGCAGGCGGTCTCCTTGACAAGAACCTTGCCCACACCATCGCAATCGTTGCAAGGGCAATCTCTGCAGGAAGGTCCCTCTGTGCATATGAAGCAGGTGCAACCGGCCCCGGAAAGGACTGCGGATACGAAAACACCATCATAAAATCCATCGCTGGTGTGCCAATCGCTCAGGAAGGTAAGACATCAACCTGCGCCCACTCTGACCTGATGGGTAACCTGACTATGCAGTGCTGTGACCTCTGGTCCAACGAGTCCGTTGAATACCACGGTGAATTCGGCGGTACAACCGTTCAGTGCTGGTCCGAGACCCTTGCATACGACTGTGCAATGATGAACACTTCTCTTAAACTCGGAAAGGCAAAAGATCTCAGAGACATCCTCACCCTCTCTGACAAGTACAGAGACCCACAGGGATATGTCCTAGCCTATGACAACGCCTACAAAGTTGGAGAGGCAATTGCAAAGAACGGAGACAACAACTACCTCCGTACAAAGGCAGCTGCAATCGAGTGCTGTAACATTGTAGAAGAAGGCATCAACTCCGGCAAGCTCAAACTTACAAGGTTCGAAACCAATGCTCTTGCAAAGGTTAAAGCTGACCTTGAAGCCCTTACCGATGATGCTGACAAGTTCATGAGTGACAACCTGACCAAATTCAAACAGGAAGTTGCAGTTTTCAAGACAGAAAACTACGGGCTCTAAGCCCTAAACTTCTTTTTTTTAATTTTTTTCAAAAAATGGCTTCAGGGGAATAATCATGAGCGAAAACGCAGCTTCTACAATAATAATTGATAAAACCGCAAACGCCGCACCTCTCGGCTTTACCGGGCTGGGCCTCGCTGCAGTTCTGTTAAGTCTGAGCTACATTGGTGTGTACCCTGTGGGGTCAATGATTGTCTCCATGGCAATATTCCTGGGAGGATTTGCCCAGGTATTTGCAGGAATCATGTCCTGGAAGAAAGGAGATATTTTTGCAGGAACGGCATTTTCAGCATTCGGGCTTTTCTGGTTCTCACTGGCAGGACTGATCGTAATGCCAGCAATGGGCTGGATTGAAGCCTCATCTGGAATCGCTATGGCCGCATATCTCTTCATCTGGGGTGTGTACACCTTTGTTATGTTGATCATTACAATAAAAATAGGAGTCAAAGCCCTCCAGTTTGTATTTGTAACATTATTTATACTGTTTATGCTGCTGGCCGTTGTAAACGCAACCGGAAGTGCCGGGCTGCTTGTAGTGGCTGGATACGTTGGACTTATTATGGGCCTTGCATCTATGTATACGGCTCTTGCCATGGTAATGAATGAAGTCCATGGGAAGACAGTTGCTCCACTCTGAAGATAAAGTAATGACAACATTACACCCCTCAGTATTAGAAAAACGATTGGAAAAACGATTGGAAAAACGGAACCTGAGGAAAAACACACACCAACCTCGACGACCTACAAAACCCGTAAAAACAGCAGGGCAAAAACAGGACAGAAAGCCCTAAAAAATTTCCAACCCTTGAAAACACAGATTAATCTAATCTGTGTTTTCAAAATACATACCCTCTCCGAAATCTACTGATCTTAGTGGCCAAGAATGCTGCTTCATGTACCGCGTTATGGAAAATGTAGGCGTTCGAGGCTTCCTTAACATTTTCGATTATCGTCTTACCATTTTCAATTACCGTATAATTACTCTTTTAGACCTTTTTGAACGGTCCCGCTTATGAAGGAGGATTCAAAAAATTCATCAACGGTGAGTTTCGGATGAAAGCGGAAAAAAATTTGAATAAAACCCGGAACATCTCGTATGCAGGACTCTTTTTCAGCCTTGCACTAACTA containing:
- the mtaC gene encoding methanol--corrinoid protein MtaC, translated to MLDLTLEDIDGILVRYNVALEKEMTPDEAAEELYPKDELIYPIAKAIYEGEEDDVVDALKAAIDAGKKPIDLINDALMIGMGVVSQLYDEGIIFLPNVMMSADAMLNGIEYCKSQTTEVPAPKGKVVCHVAEGDVHDIGKNIVAALLRAAGYDVTDLGRDVPVDEVIEIVEKEKPMMLTGTALMTTTMYAFKEINDKLLEKGIKLPFACGGGAVNQDFVAQYDLGVYGEEASDAVKIADAIIASGDDIEKLREEFHKH
- the mtaB gene encoding methanol--corrinoid protein co-methyltransferase MtaB produces the protein MVKKYTSMAYAKADDMLFGNSKYPVKAGLGLEIGAGYTTPELNYAPRPQAGKSKDKLVKEYERITTDAMARMVQIGAPSIVLETEHVEQMSNNPDWGGAVAHAQKTIMEEYHDEYGIKCALRHTIGDIREDRDYLQLRGDKYSTFMEAFEQCAQNGADLLSVESMGGKEVFDYSILRNDTAGILFGIGVLGSMDMEMVWSDIADIAKKNGVVAAGDTDCAQANTAMFIAGGLLDKNLAHTIAIVARAISAGRSLCAYEAGATGPGKDCGYENTIIKSIAGVPIAQEGKTSTCAHSDLMGNLTMQCCDLWSNESVEYHGEFGGTTVQCWSETLAYDCAMMNTSLKLGKAKDLRDILTLSDKYRDPQGYVLAYDNAYKVGEAIAKNGDNNYLRTKAAAIECCNIVEEGINSGKLKLTRFETNALAKVKADLEALTDDADKFMSDNLTKFKQEVAVFKTENYGL
- a CDS encoding acetate uptake transporter: MSENAASTIIIDKTANAAPLGFTGLGLAAVLLSLSYIGVYPVGSMIVSMAIFLGGFAQVFAGIMSWKKGDIFAGTAFSAFGLFWFSLAGLIVMPAMGWIEASSGIAMAAYLFIWGVYTFVMLIITIKIGVKALQFVFVTLFILFMLLAVVNATGSAGLLVVAGYVGLIMGLASMYTALAMVMNEVHGKTVAPL